In Vibrio gangliei, a single window of DNA contains:
- a CDS encoding ATP-dependent zinc protease family protein has protein sequence MFKWLLIALFSCSFSTIAAEQTQPVSKVTPQEVSIDTHTKSGDLVLGEKEWIYVKELNRNILSRVDTGATSSSISAVDIKTYKKDGKNFVDFKLAHKKWKSKTLTYPVTRWVEVVQSTTDEPSASRPVVQLDVQLGDYKTKTDFTLTDRTHLQYPVLLGRTFIDNVAIVDVSHKYIQPRVKIEKPAKQD, from the coding sequence ATGTTTAAATGGTTACTTATCGCTTTGTTCTCATGCTCTTTCAGCACTATCGCAGCAGAACAAACCCAACCGGTTAGTAAGGTAACACCTCAAGAGGTCAGTATTGACACTCATACCAAAAGTGGCGACCTAGTGTTGGGTGAAAAAGAGTGGATATACGTAAAAGAGCTGAACAGGAATATTCTTTCTCGTGTTGATACAGGGGCGACATCCTCATCAATCAGTGCTGTTGATATCAAAACTTACAAGAAAGACGGTAAAAATTTCGTCGATTTCAAATTGGCGCATAAAAAGTGGAAGAGTAAGACGCTCACTTACCCTGTGACTCGCTGGGTTGAAGTGGTGCAATCTACAACAGATGAGCCATCAGCATCTCGCCCTGTAGTACAACTTGATGTGCAACTTGGTGATTACAAAACCAAAACCGACTTTACTCTGACCGACCGTACCCACTTACAGTATCCAGTACTGCTTGGTCGTACTTTCATTGATAATGTTGCGATTGTAGATGTTTCACACAAATACATTCAACCACGTGTGAAAATCGAAAAACCAGCAAAACAAGATTAA
- the bioA gene encoding adenosylmethionine--8-amino-7-oxononanoate transaminase, with translation MNFQSLDFDQKHLWHPYTSTTNPLPCYPVSKAQEVYIHLSTGETLIDGMSSWWSAIHGYNHPLLNQAAHQQIEDMSHVMFGGLTHQPAVELGKRLLAMTPDNIQHIFLADSGSVSVEVALKMALQYWHNHAAKRGEVSQRSQFLTLSHGYHGDTFAAMSVTDPDNSMHKMYKGFLPQHIFAQSPACSQKVEGKWPEYDPSDLADFEIKIERHHPHLAAVILEPIVQGAGGMRIYHPQCLSRIRELCDQYGLLLILDEIATGFGRTGRLFAFEHANIEPDILCVGKALTGGYMTLAATLTTEKVATGVCDGEAGCFMHGPTFMANPLACSVANASLSLLQQNHWQSQVLTIENHFEQELPLLLTHPKVKSVRWLGAIGVVETHQPVNLEIIQAKFVSQGVWIRPFGRLIYIMPPYICQPEHIKALINAIRVAIEDDDCFY, from the coding sequence ATGAATTTTCAATCACTGGATTTTGATCAAAAACACCTCTGGCATCCCTACACCTCAACCACTAACCCGCTTCCTTGTTACCCTGTTTCGAAAGCACAAGAGGTCTATATCCATTTATCGACTGGCGAAACCTTGATTGACGGAATGTCATCGTGGTGGTCTGCGATTCATGGCTACAATCATCCGTTGCTCAACCAAGCCGCGCATCAGCAAATTGAAGATATGTCGCATGTCATGTTCGGCGGGTTAACTCATCAGCCGGCGGTTGAACTCGGCAAGCGATTATTAGCCATGACACCGGATAACATTCAGCATATTTTCTTAGCCGACTCGGGGTCTGTCAGTGTTGAAGTGGCACTAAAAATGGCGCTGCAATATTGGCATAACCATGCAGCAAAACGAGGAGAAGTGAGTCAAAGAAGCCAGTTTCTGACCCTATCACATGGCTATCATGGTGATACCTTCGCAGCGATGTCGGTCACCGATCCGGATAACTCGATGCATAAAATGTATAAGGGATTTTTACCGCAGCATATTTTTGCTCAATCGCCCGCTTGCAGCCAAAAAGTGGAAGGAAAATGGCCTGAATATGATCCTAGTGATTTGGCGGATTTCGAAATAAAAATCGAACGCCACCATCCACATCTTGCCGCGGTAATATTAGAGCCCATAGTCCAAGGCGCAGGTGGAATGCGAATATATCACCCTCAATGTTTATCCAGAATTCGTGAACTCTGTGATCAATACGGACTGCTGCTTATCCTTGATGAGATTGCCACTGGTTTTGGCAGAACTGGCCGATTATTTGCTTTCGAACACGCTAACATCGAGCCCGATATTTTATGTGTTGGCAAAGCATTAACCGGCGGTTATATGACACTCGCGGCCACCCTTACCACTGAAAAAGTGGCGACTGGTGTGTGCGATGGTGAAGCAGGCTGCTTTATGCATGGCCCCACTTTTATGGCAAACCCATTAGCCTGTTCGGTTGCAAACGCAAGCTTATCGCTGTTACAACAAAACCATTGGCAGTCCCAGGTTCTCACTATAGAAAATCACTTTGAACAAGAATTACCACTGTTGCTCACCCATCCAAAAGTAAAATCTGTAAGGTGGTTGGGGGCGATTGGTGTGGTCGAAACCCATCAGCCCGTCAATTTAGAAATCATCCAGGCTAAATTTGTTTCTCAAGGTGTTTGGATTCGCCCTTTTGGCCGACTTATTTATATAATGCCGCCCTACATTTGCCAGCCAGAACATATTAAAGCCCTGATCAATGCAATACGTGTTGCAATAGAAGATGACGACTGTTTTTATTAA
- the bioB gene encoding biotin synthase BioB — translation MDKANQSIRHDWTVQQVQALLDLPFMDLLYQAQTIHRQYHPANHVQVSTLLSIKTGACPEDCKYCPQSAHYRTDIEKERLMEVEKVLQAAQKAKNSGSTRFCMGAAWKNPKQRDMPHLISMIQGVKDMGLETCMTLGMLSAEQAEQLAEAGLDYYNHNLDTSPEFYGNIITTRTYQDRLDTLAHVRDSGMKICSGGIIGMGESVSDRAGLLVELANLPTQPESVPINMLVKVKGTPMESVEDVEPFDFIRLIAVARIMMPQSAVRLSAGRENMNEQMQALCFMAGANSIFYGCKLLTTPNPEEDSDMQLFSKLGINRKASTLKPDAEHEAELLTQVATQVLSRPSAEDLFYDAGR, via the coding sequence ATGGATAAGGCGAATCAGAGCATCAGACACGATTGGACCGTTCAGCAAGTTCAGGCATTACTGGATCTGCCATTTATGGATTTGCTTTATCAAGCTCAAACGATTCATCGTCAATATCACCCAGCTAACCATGTTCAAGTCAGTACGCTATTGTCGATCAAAACCGGCGCTTGTCCTGAGGATTGTAAATATTGTCCGCAGAGTGCCCATTATCGAACGGATATTGAAAAAGAGCGTTTAATGGAAGTGGAAAAGGTATTACAAGCGGCACAAAAAGCGAAGAACTCAGGCTCAACTCGTTTTTGTATGGGCGCGGCTTGGAAGAACCCAAAGCAGCGAGATATGCCACATTTGATTTCCATGATCCAAGGCGTCAAAGACATGGGACTCGAAACCTGTATGACATTAGGTATGCTATCCGCCGAGCAAGCTGAACAATTGGCTGAGGCTGGCCTGGATTATTACAACCACAACCTTGATACCTCGCCTGAGTTTTACGGCAATATTATTACCACGCGTACTTATCAAGATCGTCTTGATACTTTGGCGCACGTAAGAGATTCAGGTATGAAAATCTGTTCTGGTGGCATTATTGGGATGGGGGAAAGTGTCAGTGATCGAGCAGGGTTGCTGGTGGAATTAGCAAACCTACCAACCCAGCCTGAGAGTGTCCCAATCAACATGCTTGTGAAAGTGAAAGGCACACCAATGGAATCGGTTGAAGATGTTGAGCCGTTTGATTTTATTCGCTTAATTGCCGTGGCGCGTATCATGATGCCTCAATCAGCGGTAAGACTTTCTGCTGGCCGTGAAAATATGAATGAACAAATGCAAGCCTTGTGTTTTATGGCGGGTGCAAATTCTATTTTTTATGGCTGTAAATTGTTAACCACGCCGAACCCAGAAGAAGACAGCGACATGCAGTTGTTTAGTAAGCTGGGGATTAATCGAAAAGCAAGCACACTAAAACCGGATGCTGAGCATGAGGCCGAATTATTAACCCAAGTGGCGACTCAAGTGCTTTCAAGACCGAGTGCAGAAGATTTATTTTATGATGCAGGCCGCTAA
- the bioC gene encoding malonyl-ACP O-methyltransferase BioC — translation MAEFQAYNKSAVAHAFGRAAKTYDQHAAFQRDVGAKLMQGLPQDLTGWRVLDLGCGTGYFTYLLAERGAQVVALDLSPDMLKVCRSRCSQYEVEYLVADAEHLPFESSCFDLVFSNLALQWCHDLAPIVHDAVQYLNPNGRFLFSTLLQGSLHELDSAWKVVDSNHRHINNFHSESGIHSAISNLSKVSKAISKASLNVYAHRCWYPSALALMKDLKGIGATHGAGRARGLTKPSVIQQLEMAYQPFSDLNGLLPATYQVALGEVYL, via the coding sequence ATGGCTGAATTTCAGGCTTATAACAAGTCAGCCGTGGCACATGCTTTTGGTCGGGCGGCAAAAACGTATGATCAACATGCTGCCTTTCAACGCGATGTGGGGGCCAAATTAATGCAGGGTTTGCCACAAGATTTAACCGGTTGGCGAGTGTTAGACCTAGGTTGTGGCACTGGTTACTTTACTTATTTATTGGCAGAAAGAGGCGCTCAGGTTGTGGCACTCGATTTGTCTCCAGACATGCTCAAGGTGTGCCGGAGCCGTTGCTCGCAATACGAGGTGGAATATTTGGTGGCAGATGCGGAGCACTTACCGTTTGAGTCGTCTTGTTTTGATCTTGTGTTTTCTAACTTGGCATTGCAGTGGTGTCACGATTTAGCGCCCATCGTTCATGATGCCGTTCAATACCTGAATCCAAATGGTCGATTTTTATTTTCTACTTTACTACAAGGCTCGTTGCATGAGCTCGATAGCGCGTGGAAAGTCGTGGATTCCAACCACCGGCATATCAATAATTTTCATTCTGAATCGGGCATACACAGTGCGATATCCAATCTGTCTAAAGTATCTAAAGCAATATCTAAAGCGAGCTTGAACGTTTACGCACATCGTTGTTGGTATCCTTCCGCATTGGCGTTAATGAAAGATCTTAAAGGTATTGGGGCGACTCACGGAGCAGGTCGAGCACGAGGGTTAACAAAGCCCAGCGTCATACAGCAGTTAGAAATGGCTTATCAACCATTCTCAGACTTAAATGGATTATTACCTGCAACCTACCAAGTTGCGTTAGGAGAAGTGTATTTATGA
- the bioD gene encoding dethiobiotin synthase, with protein MNRSFFITGTDTEIGKTFVSQRLMKALVEKGFRVSGFKPIAAGCERLQSELQQNVWVNDDALALQQASNVPMRYVDVNPYSLRQPSSPHIAAQCDDITIDFARLNQALTTHKSLAEMTLIEGAGGWRVPLANQTYLSDWVQQQQIPVVLVVGIRLGCLNHAILTWEALKRDGVKVLGWIANCVDSEFKDIEENIAFLQQHISAPQLGEIPFIGSSREEKIPQWLDIEKLISQLD; from the coding sequence ATGAACCGCAGTTTTTTTATTACCGGCACCGATACGGAAATCGGCAAAACATTCGTCTCTCAGCGGCTCATGAAAGCGCTGGTAGAAAAAGGATTTCGAGTATCTGGTTTTAAGCCGATTGCAGCAGGCTGTGAGCGACTACAAAGTGAACTGCAACAAAACGTGTGGGTGAATGATGATGCGTTAGCCCTGCAGCAAGCATCCAACGTACCGATGCGTTATGTTGATGTGAATCCCTATTCTTTACGCCAACCTAGCTCACCCCATATTGCTGCTCAGTGCGACGATATTACGATTGATTTTGCTCGTCTGAATCAGGCTTTAACTACTCATAAATCATTGGCAGAAATGACATTGATTGAAGGGGCAGGCGGTTGGCGAGTGCCACTGGCAAACCAAACCTATTTATCCGATTGGGTGCAGCAACAGCAGATCCCTGTGGTTTTAGTGGTGGGTATCCGCTTAGGTTGTTTGAATCATGCCATTCTTACCTGGGAAGCGTTAAAAAGAGATGGCGTGAAAGTATTAGGTTGGATCGCCAATTGTGTAGATAGTGAATTCAAGGATATTGAGGAAAACATTGCGTTTTTACAACAACATATTTCAGCACCTCAGTTAGGTGAAATTCCATTTATTGGATCTTCAAGAGAAGAAAAAATACCGCAATGGCTTGATATCGAAAAATTGATTTCTCAACTCGATTAA
- the htpX gene encoding protease HtpX, whose amino-acid sequence MKRVMLFLATNLAVVLVLSVVLNIVYAVTGMQPGSLSGLLVMAAVFGFGGSFISLLMSKKMALRSVGGQVIESPRNETEHWLLQTVSRQAQQVGIGMPTVAIYDSPDINAFATGAKRDDALVAVSTGLLHNMTRDEAEAVLAHEVSHISNGDMVTMTLMQGVVNTFVIFLSRAIANMMSSRDNEEGGGTNMMSYFLISMVLEVVFGFLASFITMWYSRHREFHADAGAADLVGKHKMIAALERLKMSHEPQLEGSMMAFGINGKRTMMELLMSHPPLDKRIAALRNSN is encoded by the coding sequence ATGAAACGAGTGATGTTATTTTTAGCAACCAACCTAGCTGTTGTGCTAGTGCTCAGTGTTGTTTTAAATATTGTTTATGCAGTAACCGGAATGCAGCCAGGTAGCTTGTCTGGTTTGCTCGTGATGGCTGCTGTATTTGGTTTTGGTGGCTCATTCATTTCATTGCTTATGTCGAAAAAAATGGCATTGCGTTCCGTTGGAGGCCAAGTGATTGAATCGCCACGTAATGAAACAGAGCATTGGCTATTACAAACAGTGAGTCGTCAAGCACAGCAAGTCGGTATTGGTATGCCAACGGTTGCCATCTACGACTCTCCCGATATCAATGCTTTTGCGACTGGAGCCAAACGAGATGATGCGCTGGTGGCAGTGTCAACTGGTCTACTGCACAACATGACTCGTGATGAAGCTGAAGCGGTACTGGCACATGAAGTAAGCCATATTTCTAATGGTGATATGGTGACAATGACCTTGATGCAAGGCGTGGTGAATACCTTTGTTATTTTCTTATCACGAGCGATTGCGAATATGATGAGCTCGCGTGATAACGAAGAAGGTGGTGGCACCAATATGATGAGCTACTTCTTGATTTCTATGGTACTTGAAGTGGTATTTGGATTCTTAGCAAGCTTTATTACCATGTGGTATAGCCGCCATCGTGAATTTCATGCCGACGCAGGTGCAGCTGATTTAGTGGGTAAGCATAAAATGATCGCTGCATTGGAACGTTTAAAAATGAGCCATGAACCTCAGCTTGAAGGTTCGATGATGGCATTTGGTATCAATGGCAAACGTACCATGATGGAGCTGTTAATGAGTCATCCGCCATTAGATAAACGTATTGCGGCGTTACGTAATTCAAACTAA
- the rsmS gene encoding pleiotropic regulatory protein RsmS, whose protein sequence is MTTNSESPSPLDHAPAEVKLAVDLIYLLESNDIDPNVALKALKMVETDLQKKIEKR, encoded by the coding sequence ATGACTACTAATTCAGAATCACCTAGCCCACTAGATCATGCCCCGGCAGAGGTAAAACTCGCTGTCGATTTGATTTATTTACTCGAATCCAATGACATCGATCCAAATGTTGCACTTAAAGCATTAAAAATGGTTGAAACGGATTTGCAGAAGAAAATAGAAAAGAGATAG
- a CDS encoding primosomal replication protein, whose product MAQFNQIAQKLEDLSKQAAQRDRFKGEHHQPLFDEHLFSGRSRLLVPCVSEAKATYDNIIREQQANRLTQLRAEHLTQKLVAQMEAIQRELATSNIRNNEIKHSSHYRKPINELYQDLAQHQEWEIRLKDLVLKKTSQLENCSSLERSKAQQDLLVAEQRLERCQAAKLKIEKQITFRERHNPSNDY is encoded by the coding sequence ATGGCTCAATTTAATCAAATTGCACAAAAGCTAGAAGACTTATCTAAACAGGCGGCGCAAAGAGACCGCTTCAAAGGCGAACACCATCAACCACTATTTGATGAACATCTGTTTAGCGGTCGTTCTCGCCTGTTGGTGCCTTGCGTATCAGAAGCAAAAGCCACCTACGACAATATTATCCGAGAGCAACAAGCAAATCGTTTGACTCAATTACGAGCCGAGCATTTAACGCAAAAACTGGTCGCTCAAATGGAGGCAATTCAACGAGAGCTTGCCACCAGTAATATTCGCAATAACGAAATCAAGCACAGCAGCCATTATCGCAAACCCATTAATGAACTCTACCAAGATCTTGCCCAGCATCAAGAGTGGGAAATTCGATTAAAAGATCTAGTATTGAAAAAAACAAGCCAGCTAGAAAACTGTAGCAGTTTAGAGCGTTCCAAAGCACAGCAAGATCTCTTGGTAGCCGAACAGCGCTTAGAACGCTGCCAAGCTGCTAAGTTAAAAATAGAAAAGCAGATCACATTCAGAGAAAGACACAACCCAAGTAATGACTACTAA
- a CDS encoding TSUP family transporter — translation MEMLDPTMLIILGCVAFAAGFIDAVAGGGGMLTVPALLSIGLPPHLALGTNKLSATFASSTAAFTYYKKALFTPRFWYRSFIATFIGAIGGTLAVNLISTDWLDKLLPLIILATAIYTIFHKSPKDNHSLMPNFDVKTHKKQVIQGLSLGFYDGAIGPGTGAFWTVSNMVLYRMNILLSSGVAKAMNFTSNFTSLITFAILGHINWALGFTMGLCLMAGAYVGAHSAIRFGAAFIRPVFVTVVCVMAVKLAYEAWF, via the coding sequence ATGGAAATGTTAGACCCAACGATGCTTATCATTCTGGGTTGTGTTGCTTTTGCTGCGGGATTTATCGATGCGGTTGCTGGCGGTGGTGGAATGCTAACGGTTCCTGCGTTGCTTTCGATTGGCCTTCCTCCTCATTTAGCATTGGGCACAAATAAATTATCCGCGACATTTGCGTCTTCAACTGCGGCGTTTACTTACTATAAAAAAGCACTGTTTACGCCTCGGTTCTGGTACCGCTCTTTTATTGCCACTTTCATCGGAGCGATAGGCGGCACACTCGCGGTCAATCTGATTAGCACCGATTGGTTAGACAAACTTCTCCCTCTGATCATTCTTGCTACGGCGATCTACACCATTTTTCATAAATCGCCTAAAGATAATCACAGCCTAATGCCTAATTTCGATGTGAAAACACACAAGAAACAAGTCATTCAAGGTTTGTCGCTTGGGTTCTATGATGGGGCGATTGGTCCTGGAACGGGCGCATTTTGGACCGTGAGCAACATGGTGTTGTACCGAATGAATATTCTGCTGTCTTCGGGTGTTGCTAAAGCCATGAACTTTACTAGTAACTTTACCTCTCTCATTACTTTTGCCATTTTAGGTCATATCAATTGGGCTCTAGGTTTCACTATGGGGCTATGCTTAATGGCAGGGGCTTATGTAGGGGCGCATTCTGCAATTCGGTTTGGCGCAGCATTCATTCGTCCGGTTTTTGTTACTGTGGTCTGTGTCATGGCGGTTAAATTAGCTTATGAAGCTTGGTTTTGA
- the dinG gene encoding ATP-dependent DNA helicase DinG translates to MLSSNIQKAIKQSYQNLSHQLDGFIPRRAQNYLVAEIAKTLAGTYHKSNRIIVAEAGTGIGKSLAYLMASVPFAQFSEKKIIISTATVALQEQLINKDMPLYRRLVEAPFTFILAKGRQRYCCAEKLMLASGSQQDGQQIAMFETKPKKNDIKQLKDLYDALANQKWDGDRDSWPETISDDIWKLIVSDKHSCNNSMPAHRDYPFQKARADLDKADVIIANHSLVMADADLGGGVILPEPEQSIYIFDEAHHLPHVAREHASASASLKGASGWLESLNKSVTKIANLTDAKRSSRFRNELQDSIQQLIPALTQLSKQLANNEFKERIYRFEHGELPAWLEEESKSLKQLSKKAHQAMNKLADLISERVKDGEISSRLAEPALTEAGFYLQRLENLSKVWHLMAEPNHDKGAPLARWFEISPEREDDYIISVSPLEVGWQLDRQLWSRCSGAVLVSATMRALNSFQYFAIQAGISQKQEDATQFLALSSPFNYAENAELLIPKLKYEPQHPDFTQYLATLLPEYIEPNKANLVLFSSYWQMNQVAEKLATLAEKEKWNLQIQGKRSRGEILNKHRAYCQFGQTSVIFGTGSFSEGLDLPGKLLENLIITKIPFGVPTSPVEEAHSEYIEQKGGNPFLQISVPEASKKLIQSVGRLLRKEQDSGRVVILDRRLVTKRYGKSLLDSLPPFSRKIEY, encoded by the coding sequence ATGTTATCCAGCAATATTCAAAAAGCCATTAAGCAAAGTTATCAAAATCTGTCACATCAACTTGATGGTTTTATTCCACGGCGGGCTCAAAATTACTTGGTTGCAGAAATTGCCAAGACCTTAGCGGGCACCTACCACAAATCAAATCGTATCATCGTGGCTGAAGCAGGCACCGGAATCGGCAAGTCTTTAGCTTATCTAATGGCATCCGTGCCCTTTGCTCAATTTAGTGAAAAGAAAATCATCATTTCGACGGCAACCGTGGCATTACAAGAGCAATTGATTAATAAGGATATGCCGTTATATCGCCGTTTAGTGGAGGCACCTTTTACCTTCATCTTAGCGAAAGGACGTCAACGGTATTGCTGTGCTGAGAAACTCATGCTGGCTTCTGGCAGCCAACAAGATGGACAACAGATAGCGATGTTTGAAACTAAACCAAAGAAAAATGACATCAAACAATTGAAAGATCTTTATGACGCCCTAGCGAACCAGAAGTGGGATGGGGATAGAGATTCTTGGCCAGAAACCATCTCTGATGATATTTGGAAGTTAATCGTGAGCGATAAGCACAGTTGTAATAATTCTATGCCGGCACATCGTGACTACCCTTTCCAAAAAGCGCGTGCCGATCTAGATAAAGCCGATGTCATTATTGCCAATCACAGCTTAGTTATGGCGGATGCCGATCTGGGAGGCGGTGTCATCTTGCCTGAGCCGGAACAAAGTATTTATATTTTTGATGAAGCCCATCACCTACCCCATGTTGCGCGAGAGCACGCTTCGGCTTCAGCGAGCTTAAAAGGTGCATCTGGATGGTTAGAAAGCTTGAATAAATCCGTAACCAAAATCGCAAACCTGACTGATGCAAAGCGTAGCTCACGTTTTCGGAATGAATTACAAGATTCTATTCAACAGCTTATTCCAGCGCTCACTCAACTGAGCAAACAATTAGCCAATAACGAATTTAAAGAACGCATTTATCGCTTTGAACATGGTGAATTACCAGCTTGGTTAGAAGAAGAATCAAAATCTCTCAAGCAATTAAGTAAGAAAGCTCACCAGGCAATGAATAAACTCGCAGACTTAATTTCAGAGCGTGTCAAAGATGGTGAAATATCTTCTCGTCTTGCTGAGCCGGCCCTTACTGAAGCGGGATTTTATTTGCAGCGCCTAGAGAACTTATCCAAAGTTTGGCACTTAATGGCTGAACCAAACCACGATAAAGGTGCCCCGCTAGCTCGTTGGTTTGAAATTAGCCCTGAGCGAGAAGATGACTACATTATCAGTGTTTCACCATTAGAAGTGGGCTGGCAATTAGATCGCCAACTATGGAGCCGTTGTTCAGGTGCCGTTTTAGTTTCAGCGACTATGCGAGCATTAAATTCATTCCAATACTTTGCCATTCAAGCGGGAATCAGCCAAAAACAGGAAGACGCCACGCAATTTTTAGCACTGTCTTCTCCGTTTAATTATGCTGAAAATGCAGAGTTATTGATTCCAAAACTGAAATATGAACCACAACATCCAGACTTTACTCAATATCTAGCAACCCTTTTGCCTGAGTATATTGAGCCTAATAAAGCGAACTTGGTGTTATTTTCTTCTTACTGGCAAATGAATCAGGTAGCAGAAAAACTCGCCACCTTAGCTGAAAAAGAAAAATGGAACTTACAGATTCAAGGTAAGCGATCGCGTGGTGAAATATTGAATAAACATCGTGCCTATTGTCAATTTGGGCAAACAAGTGTGATATTTGGTACGGGCAGTTTCTCAGAAGGATTAGACTTACCAGGCAAACTATTAGAAAACTTAATTATTACCAAAATACCTTTCGGAGTACCAACATCCCCCGTTGAAGAAGCGCATTCGGAATACATTGAGCAAAAAGGCGGAAATCCGTTTTTACAAATTTCCGTACCCGAAGCGAGTAAGAAATTAATTCAATCGGTTGGCCGTTTACTGCGTAAAGAGCAAGATTCTGGTAGAGTCGTGATTCTCGACCGCAGGCTAGTGACAAAACGCTATGGAAAATCCTTACTCGACTCGCTGCCGCCGTTTTCCCGTAAAATTGAATACTAG
- a CDS encoding porin: MKKSLLALAVSAAAFTGAANAAEIYSSDDASVDFYGQLRTEMKFMDADDYNGDLSTGSSRTGVDAKYNVSDNFAVLGLVEVGVPANDSNDVTVRRHMVGFATDFGTIQFGKDWTVSDDLGGTDYSYFFGGTGNLYGQLNDALNDSQIKYSLDLDNWWVKAAYGFNDSSSNQDFLEGFVGASFGAFSFYAGGGYNRNHDFNGMDLSNTYYEATGIFDVTDALQLSATYYGSQLESDASNNKIDQNAISVGGYWTFVEKTSLYAGYEYVNQQEDDADLSEHGNNAFVGLEYKFASWARVFAEVGYADGTTLGFINTDQELVEAQQVDSETNFGLGARFYW; encoded by the coding sequence ATGAAAAAATCGCTTTTAGCGCTTGCTGTATCAGCAGCAGCATTCACAGGTGCAGCTAACGCTGCAGAGATATACAGTAGCGACGACGCGTCAGTTGATTTCTATGGTCAATTACGTACAGAAATGAAATTCATGGATGCTGACGATTATAACGGTGATCTTTCTACAGGTTCATCTCGCACAGGTGTTGATGCTAAGTACAATGTAAGTGACAACTTTGCTGTGTTAGGTTTAGTTGAAGTGGGTGTTCCAGCTAACGATAGCAATGATGTAACCGTTCGCCGTCACATGGTTGGTTTTGCAACTGATTTCGGTACGATTCAATTTGGTAAAGATTGGACAGTATCGGATGATTTAGGTGGTACCGATTACTCTTACTTCTTTGGTGGTACAGGTAACCTGTACGGACAATTGAATGATGCTTTGAATGATTCTCAAATTAAATACTCATTAGATTTAGATAATTGGTGGGTAAAAGCAGCATACGGCTTCAATGATAGCTCAAGTAATCAAGATTTCCTTGAAGGGTTTGTTGGTGCATCATTTGGTGCATTTAGTTTCTATGCTGGTGGTGGTTATAACCGCAATCATGATTTTAATGGAATGGACCTTAGCAACACTTACTACGAAGCAACTGGTATTTTCGATGTAACAGATGCTCTTCAATTGAGTGCAACATACTACGGTTCTCAATTAGAAAGTGATGCTAGCAATAATAAAATTGACCAAAATGCTATTTCAGTTGGTGGTTACTGGACATTCGTTGAGAAAACGTCTCTATACGCAGGTTATGAATACGTAAACCAACAAGAAGATGATGCAGATCTAAGTGAACATGGTAACAACGCATTCGTTGGTTTAGAGTACAAATTTGCTAGCTGGGCTCGCGTATTTGCTGAAGTAGGTTATGCAGATGGTACAACTTTAGGCTTCATCAACACAGACCAAGAA